Proteins encoded by one window of Ovis canadensis isolate MfBH-ARS-UI-01 breed Bighorn chromosome 14, ARS-UI_OviCan_v2, whole genome shotgun sequence:
- the ZNF112 gene encoding zinc finger protein 112 yields the protein MMKFQEPVSFKDVAVVFTEEELGLLDSAQRKLYQEVMLENFRNLLSVGNQPFKPELIFQLEREERLMMETQRDGCSGTTSPHNMESIQEVGLSCFSPKALSTWQSWQQGASRLTECQDSMRNFQENISQLQKQDDSLCQVWGGIPIQISEDENYVLTHIGDGSNDIKSQEFPSWRAHHSWRKMYLTESRNYQCRCQQVSTENDFCKSDSISWISHHSDNLGVHRTGKNSSCHDCGEDVMKVSLLNHIQTGQKPYPGNEYRKAFSDDSSSEVHQQLDLEGKPRTYSPCEKDCSYRSVLHIHQSVCRGDHCVFENSHLQSHQKGHAKEKPFKCEYSESINQCSSHNTYELTPRGETSDRCSMYEKGFSHSLDLSSIVRVYIEEESHESEENGNVFNENSCLQAHQKIHTEEKRYTDVECEKGVIGNSDLNIQHRVHMEEIPYNSEACANGFSLASHFQNHQIVHTREQPYKRYTCGNSFSQSSYLQGHQKTHIGEKPYKVCGNGFNWNSKLKDHQRIHTGEKPYKGSACGKGFSHRSVLNVHQRVHTGEKPYKCEECDKGFSRSSYLQAHQRVHTGEKPYKCGACGKGFSRNSYLQGHQRVHTGEKPYKCEECGKGFSRSSHLQGHQRVHTGEKPFKCEECGKGFSWSFNLQIHQRVHTGEKPYKCGECEKGFSKASTLLAHQRVHTGEKPYQCNECGKSFSQRSYLQSHQSVHSGERPYICEVCGKGFSQRAYLQGHQRVHTRVKPYKCEMCGKGFSQSSRLEAHQRVHTGGKPYKCAVCTKGFSESSRLQAHQRVHTEGRPYKCEQCGKGFSGFSSLQAHHRVHTGEKPYKCEACGKGFSQRSNLQAHQRVHTGEKPYKCDACGKGFRWSSGLLIHQRVHSGKFYTSEEYSKAYPSSETPYRSEVL from the exons ATGATGAAGTTCCAG GAGCCAGTGTCCTTCAAGGACGTGGCCGTGGTCTTCACCGAGGAGGAGCTGGGGCTGCTGGACTCGGCTCAGAGGAAGCTGTACCAGGAAGTGATGCTGGAGAACTTCCGGAACCTGCTCTCAGTGG GAAATCAGCCCTTCAAACCAGAGCTTATATTCCAGCTGGAGAGAGAAGAGCGTTTGATGAtggagacccagagagatgggtgTTCAG GAACCACGAGTCCACATAATATGGAAAGTATTCAAGAAGTGGGATTAAGCTGCTTTTCCCCCAAAGCGCTTTCCACCTGGCAGTCCTGGCAACAAGGTGCAAGCAGGTTAACTGAGTGTCAAGATTCCATGAGAAACTTCCAAGAGAATATTTCTCAGTTGCAAAAACAAGATGATTCCCTCTGCCAGGTTTGGGGAGGAATACCAATTCAGATTTCTGAAGATGAGAACTATGTCTTGACTCACATAGGAGACGGTTCCAATGACATAAAAAGTCAAGAATTTCCCTCTTGGCGAGCCCACCATTCTTGGAGGAAAATGTACCTTACAGAGTCACGTAATTATCAGTGTCGATGTCAGCAAGTTTCCACGGAAAATGATTTCTGTAAATCGGACAGCATCAGTTGGATCTCACATCACAGTGATAATCTGGGTGTACACAGAACAGGAAAAAACTCTAGCTGCCATGACTGTGGAGAAGATGTCATGAAGGTTTCATTGCTTAATCATATTCAAACAGGGCAAAAGCCCTATCCTGGTAATGAGTACAGAAAAGCCTTCAGCGATGACTCCAGCTCTGAAGTTCATCAGCAGTTAGACTTAGAAGGAAAGCCTCGTACCTACAGTCCATGTGAAAAGGACTGTAGTTACAGGTCAGTTCTTCATATTCATCAGAGTGTTTGTAGAGGAGATCATTGTGTTTTTGAGAATTCACATCTGCAGTCGCATCAGAAAGGACACGCAAAAGAGAAGCCATTTAAGTGTGAATACAGTGAGAGCATCAATCAGTGCTCTTCTCATAACACATATGAACTTACACCCAGAGGAGAGACGTCTGATAGATGCAGCATGTATGAGAAAGGCTTCAGTCATAGCTTAGACCTTAGTAGTATTGTTAGGGTCTACATCGAGGAGGAATCCCATGAATCTGAGGAGAATGGGAATGTCTTTAATGAGAATTCTTGTCTTCAAGCCCATCAGAAAATCCACACTGAAGAGAAACGATACACAGACGTGGAGTGTGAGAAAGGTGTCATTGGTAATTCAGATCTGAACATTCAGCACAGAGTTCACATGGAAGAGATTCCCTATAATTCTGAGGCATGTGCTAATGGCTTCAGTCTGGCCTCACATTTTCAAAACCATCAGATAGTCCACACTAGGGAACAACCCTATAAACGTTACACATGTGGTAACAGCTTCAGCCAAAGTTCGTATCTTCAAGGCCATCAGAAAACTCACAtcggagagaaaccttacaaggTGTGTGGGAATGGCTTCAACTGGAATTCGAAACTGAAAGATCATCAGAGAATCCACACTGGCGAGAAGCCGTACAAAGGCAGCGCCTGTGGTAAAGGCTTCAGTCATAGATCTGTTCTTAACGTTCACCAGAGAGTCCACAcgggagagaagccttataagtGTGAGGAGTGTGATAAGGGTTTCAGTCGGAGTTCATACCTTCAAGCCCATCAGAGAGTCCACACGGGAGAAAAACCGTACAAATGTGGGGCATGTGGGAAGGGCTTCAGTCGTAATTCATACCTGCAGGGGCATCAGAGAGTCCACACCGGCGAGAAACCATACAAGTGCGAGGAGTGTGGGAAGGGCTTCAGTCGGAGTTCACACCTTCAAGGCCACCAAAGGgttcacactggagaaaaaccatTCAAGTGTGAGGAGTGTGGGAAGGGCTTCAGTTGGAGCTTTAATCTTCAAATTCATCAGAGGgttcacacaggagagaaaccctataaATGTGGAGAATGTGAGAAGGGCTTCAGCAAGGCCTCAACTCTTTTGGCCCATCAGAGAgtccacacaggagagaaaccctacCAGTGTAATGAGTGTGGTAAGAGCTTCAGTCAGAGGTCTTACCTTCAGAGCCATCAGAGTGTCCACTCTGGAGAGAGACCGTACATCTGTGAGGTTTGTGGGAAGGGCTTCAGTCAGAGAGCATATCTTCAAGGCCACCAGAGAGTCCACACCAGAGTGAAGCCGTATAAATGTGAGATGTGTGGGAAGGGCTTCAGTCAGAGCTCACGCCTTGAAGCACATCAGAGGGTCCACACCGGAGGGAAACCCTACAAATGTGCAGTGTGCACGAAGGGTTTCAGTGAGAGTTCCCGCCTCCAAGCCCATCAGAGGGTCCATACAGAAGGGAGGCCCTATAAATGTGAACAGTGCGGCAAGGGCTTCAGTGGGTTTTCAAGTCTTCAAGCCCATCACAGAGTCCACACTGGGGAAAAACCATACAAGTGTGAAGCGTGTGGAAAGGGCTTCAGTCAGAGATCAAACCTCCAGGCTCATCAGAGAGtgcacacaggagagaaaccctacAAATGTGATGCGTGTGGTAAGGGTTTCCGTTGGAGTTCAGGTCTTCTAATTCATCAAAGAGTCCACAGTGGTAAATTCTACACAAGTGAAGAGTATAGTAAGGCTTATCCTTCATCAGAGACTCCATATAGAAGCGAAGTTCTGTAA